In Euphorbia lathyris chromosome 10, ddEupLath1.1, whole genome shotgun sequence, the DNA window AGAAAGTTTGTAGTATTGGTAACTTCGTTCTATAAATTAGAGTATATGTATTATGAAAATGTGTATGTGccaaaattatcaataaaaaagtaGAAAAGTTTTTGTgccattttttcttttatcctctAAACTAAGAGTtcttcaaaatgataaattaagTCCATGTCAAATATCAATTCTAGTCTCTTTTCTCTAACAGTATCATATTAATGAAAAAAGTAAattagtttattaattttttggcttaatacatacttagccccctaaacttgtaactttttttcacatggccccctcaacttaggggacaacctctcaacccccttaactctccaaaaacatcacatacaaccccttaaacttgcaattttttttcacctgaccccctcaacttaggggacaacctctcaaccccttcaactctctaaaaacatcacatatagcCCCTTAACGCCTACGAGGCTCTGACATGGAATAAGTTGAGATTGCACTTTAGAAAGCGCGTGAAGGTTGGCTTTAGAAacttaaacggtaaaaaaatcccCTTTCTTCTTAAATCCCTAACGTTCTTCTCCTCAAAAATCCTCCCTTCCTCTTTTCTGATTCCTTCGATTCACCTCTTTTCTGTCTCCGATCGGTCTCCGATTCAAGTTCAACAGTAAGTATTCATCTCCTTCATCTCCTTTATTCATGGTGGGTACTCATGAATCATGTTTTTGTGGTGAATATGTTGTACTTAAGGTTTCGTGGAAACCTGCAAATCAAGGAAGAAAACTTTACGGATGCCCAAATTATGGGGTAATTTACTGGATTTATAtggaaaatttaagaaaaaattgacacgtggcattggtgtggtcaacagtcaagcgcgttttctacacgggtcaatattttgaccggatataggggtgtaaggggctatatgtgatgtttttagagagttgaaggggttgagaggttgtcccctaagttgaggggatCAGGTGAAATTTTTttgcaagtttaaggggttgtatgtgatgtttttggagagttaagggggttgagaggttgtcccctaagttgagggggccaggtgaaaaaaagttacaagtttaaggggctaggtatatattaagcctaatttTTTTAGATCAATCTATTACATTGTGGGTATCGatagattatttttttaaaagattgtaaatataattaaaatatttttcgtTATTCACTTATTATACACATACCAGTTTTACTATTTTAcctttaagaaaataaatataaatatttataattatgtacATGTACCATGcaaatatgatatattttttaattatttttaagaaaaagtaTTAACTATAAATTTTGTACTATATAATATGCACACGAAtattcacatggaccttaatgaccaagtgaatttcGTCATTtatcgttagatctaggcttattagatcTAAGTCgcaggatgttttgaatctccaccttaggattctaataaggtTAGATCTAATGATGAATGACCAAATAGTGCaaggtcattaaggtccatgtgattAAAACCGATAATATGCAATATTATATTAGTGAAAagataaatatatttttcatttttataagaTTTATGAATGATATTGGGGCTGATAGATTCACTTTCTAAAAgatcataaataaaattaaaatgactctaataaaatattatttttgtataGGGAAATTCAGTTAGAAAATTATCTATCAACATTCAGACATATTTGGCCTCTTTTTGGTATGTAAGGTTTTATCTTTGCTGGATTACAGATCCTTTAGTCAAACAAATGTTATTTTTGGCAATCATACTAGCTGCGACTGCATCTGATGCTTTAATTGCTAGCTCGAGATAATGTCTGCAAACCAGCACGAATTCACGGTCAGATCAGAAAGGAGCTAGCAGACCCTCCTTCTAGGGGTAGGCCAACCGATTGAACCGCTCATTCCATGTTCGAGTCTATTGTATCTGGTTTGATTTATAAATGAGCGGAGCTTAAACACGGTGAAACTTAGCTCGAAAGCTCATGAACAAGCTCAGTTATAAGGTAATGAACCCGCTCGTAAGTAAGCTTGGTTTCGatttttcttaataataataattttataaaagggaatataaaacaatatagttttatgtaaattttagttttgtaggttCCAAAACTATATGgttttgtgttaaaaaaatatcaaatgaatataatcaattaaaataattaatgagttgttcgtgGCTAATCATAAACAGAATTTACGAGTTTTTCGCGATCAAAGCTCGTGAATAAACTCGTACATAGCTCACGAATTGGATGTTGAGCTTGTCAATTTTCTGACTAGCCAAGCATGAGCAGACCAAATCTTCAACTGGCTTAGCTCAATTATAACCttagtttttacatttttttagtgAAACAATATTATCATTTGCCAATAATAATTGAGTAATTTCACACCTTTTAAGAAAACAAATTATTACATCTTATCTTTCAATACATGTATGGACGtgaatataattttttagttatttttaagaaacattataaactaaaatttatgtattttataaaatgaagTATTATATTAGTGAAAAGATAGATCAGTATATCAATTTTGTACGTTATGCAGAGTAAATTTATACATAATCTTCTTACTTTAACTAAGGTTCCTTCTATACATAATATAAGACAAAAAAACAGGAAATCAAAGGTGGGGTCACGGAATATCGATCCTACTACTAGATTTAATTAGCAGAGCAGAGAAATATGAATAATGTAAAGTATGAAATTAGGGATTTTATGCAACCATCATTTCTCATTAGATATGAcgtgtaagtttttttttatgacgaGCACATAAATAAACGGATTTGGGTTTTTGAGTGGTGCCCTTTTACTGGCTCCCATTAAATGCATTGTTTTACTGTCCTACAAATGCCTCAATTTACTAAGTTTCTTAAGGCTTCATTCAGTTGGAGGCTCCAGAGTTGAAAATCGAGGAAAGATCGTTGATCATTCTAGTGAGGATCGGAGTAGAAACAAATAACTGAAGCCAAATTCCCTAATGATGACAAAGATATGATGACATGTGTAGAACTTGATCTCTTCTTTATGGGGTAGGTGCGAGCAGGCGTTAGGTATCACATATAGTAATTGCAGGTAGTTAATGTTAggttgagcattcgtcactcatATTAGATATATCCATGGCCACTTGTGGAGAATTAACTAGAAATCCTCACAATGTGATAGGATTAAGAGTAGAagtggagatttcacttaacctatctatttaaAGTTAATTCTACATGGACAAGTCAAACAGACGTCTtattatatgtaacttgacatattccatagttacGGATCCGTCTAAGGATATAGAATTATAATGGACCTAATATGGAAAGATGAACGTGAGTATTAACCTGGCTTCTTATCGCTCTAGGGAATGTTTACAGTTCTGCTAGTAACATTCTTCgaactcattccgttatatatttagttaaaattaatctgGTTGAATTAATTCCAATAAATATATACCGCTAGTAGCGGTAAGAATCTATCGGGTGGCACATTGGACTTGTAATTGGAGGACGAAATAGTAATTGAGAGGGTGGAGTATGAGGGGGCCCGAAATATATGTATAGTGgggattaattaatttaattgataattataATCAGATTGTAGTTATAGTTAATTAacttattatttgataatattaattagaaggtttaatgtgattatatctctaattaaattaatttcctaacataaataaatatctaattaggattaggattattatttatttatttatattacgaTTAGGattattgtatttatttatctaatagTAAATGTATTCAGAATAGGATTATAATTAAGAGTTTTAACCTTTAATGTGATTAGGGTTAATATTTGGAAGACTATAAATAGCTCCCTAAGCTTATGAATCTCGGTCAACATAAGTTAGAAGGGAAGAAATTCTTCCAACCTCCACTCGTCTAATTACTCTTTTcgtttactctctctttgatttcGTATTGATTTCTTTAGAGGCAATCAACttagattgctattcattggttgattactaaccATTTTCTTATGTGTTGTTTTCATTGTTCATGAAACACGATTGAGAAGTTAGTGGCCaattcgtttgcaactgtagatagatcATCAATAAATGTACACTTGTTTAATCCCTTTTtctatgaaataacaattaacggatctagaaaacagagaaatagataaaattttatatttcggCTTCGCCTAAccttgcctattttccttcacttaCAATTGCTCAGTTACAAAAGCGAGTACATGGCTGGCAAATGCAATTTTAAAACTCTTTTGGCTTCGGTCCCTTCTTGGCAATCTGATGTATCCTATTCCACGTCTAGCGCAACTCCTAGTGTGACAACGTCAATGCAATCTATCTCACAATAAGACTAGTTTTTCATGCTCGTACGGAACACATAGAGTTGAATTACCATTTTATTCGTAAGCAGGTCCAGATCAGATTCCTTCTTATCAGGTTCCTTCCAACTGAGCACCATGTTATTACAAACCTCTTAACCAAGCCAGATTAATGATTTTCTCATGCTTCACAATAGGCTTACGGTTGCTCCTCGGCATTGGCTTGACGGTGGGGGATGTTAAACATAATTCTTGTAATTATCTCTTGGTTAATTATGTTGATAATCCTTACATGTTACGATTGAAATCACCACTTTCTTATCTCTATCATATTAGTAGTTTTAGCTTGTTGAAGAGGCTTCCTAATAATATACTCTTAATCATAAACCTTAATACAATATACTTTTGATCAttgttagagattaatataagatccaTGATTGAGTTTTAACTATCGGTTTAACCTTTTAGTTCGACTGGTTTCATGATATGATATCAGACTTCAAGCCCAATGAACATTTGCATGTGGACgtatgtcagagattaatatcaTTTTCATACTTGAACCATACATATTTACGCAATACATTTAacattattatcatttttacTTATACCACAATAAAACATATAGATGAGTAATCCGTTCAACATTGGGATATcaataaaacaatttaaaacAAGAATTTAGAAAGAGTTGGGAGATTAACATTGACACGATACGAATACGATACTAATACGATCATTGCCACTTCTATTAATTAGTTAATCTATAAGAACTTTCCaaaacaacaaattaaaatatttttataccaTTAAACCTATTAATAAAGCACCGTTTAATTAAGTTTACATATTAATCTCTCACAATGAATACAAGTTCTTTTTCTATTGATAGTAGCATTTCCACATAATCAAAATTTCCTTTTTCAGGTTGAATTGTCACCATAAAATGTCGTGAAATTGCACTAAAAGTTCAAGCTTATAATTAAGGTTCATAAAAATAGTTTATAATCTGTGAAGAATAGTTTTATTATAATCTCTCACACAATCTTTCATATAAATGCCCTTTGGGATTGAAACTTTGCATTGGAAGAAccacctccaaaatctcccGGAGTAACCCCAATTCCAAAAGGATTTGGATTAGGCGGAGCCGGAATTGCAAGATCAAAATAAGGATTTCCTCCGGTTGAAGAGAGTACAAGATCCAGAGCTCCCACATCACCTCCTCCGCCTCCAAAGAGAGGCGACCGAGGTGGAGTAGGAGATCGAGGAGCCCCAGAACCCTAACCACTTCCTCCAGCAACATTATCACTTTCCCTCATCATATCCAAAAACCACTGATCCCACATCATGGAATCAGTAGGATTGCCCCTAATTACAACACTTCCTTCTTGTTTAACCCTCTCCTCAAACCTAGGAGGCCGAGGCGGATGAGGAGGCCGCAGCCGAGCCACCTGACTCGACCCTGGCTGCACCACCACAGGAACAAGAGGGGAAGTTTGTTCAATGTAACAAACTCTCTTCGTAATGTCCTCCATTTTATCCTCAATTAACCCAGCTAAATACTGAGTTTCATCCGGAATCAAACAATCATAATCAAATTCATTAACTTTCAGCTTATTCATGAGAAAAGACAATTCACCTTCTCTATTCTTCTTGGATTCCTTGTTTATAAGCTCCTCAATTTTATACATTCTCTCCTTCAAGTAGCTTTCTTGGTTCATCATTTTTTTGAACCTCTCCAATTCAGGGATGCTTAGGAACTTGGCCATCATCTCCTTCACCTTTGGCAGGGACGGCCACATCAGCGGCTCAGCTTCACCTGGGCTGTAAATAGCCACAAATCCTTTTACAGCACAAAGAGTGGTTAGCTCCTCTACTTTCTTGCACAGCCCAATTCTTCTCTTCCTGAGACTAGTTTTTCTTGCTGTGTCATTAGCTATCCACATTAACTTCACCTTTTTTCTAGTCATTCTTGATATTCTCTCTTTTTTTCTGATTACTTCACTTTCTTCTGTGCAGTAACATGAAGCTGTTGTTTATATAGcagaatgaagaagatgattctcataaaatattattctttCAGGGCAAAATTGGAAGTCTTATCTGTCAATATTCTA includes these proteins:
- the LOC136208210 gene encoding agamous-like MADS-box protein AGL80 gives rise to the protein MTRKKVKLMWIANDTARKTSLRKRRIGLCKKVEELTTLCAVKGFVAIYSPGEAEPLMWPSLPKVKEMMAKFLSIPELERFKKMMNQESYLKERMYKIEELINKESKKNREGELSFLMNKLKVNEFDYDCLIPDETQYLAGLIEDKMEDITKRVCYIEQTSPLVPVVVQPGSSQVARLRPPHPPRPPRFEERVKQEGSVVIRGNPTDSMMWDQWFLDMMRESDNVAGGSG